In the genome of Populus trichocarpa isolate Nisqually-1 chromosome 6, P.trichocarpa_v4.1, whole genome shotgun sequence, one region contains:
- the LOC18100290 gene encoding uncharacterized protein LOC18100290, which produces MEGLLKFVRQDTKPGASLSGNSYNLSEKAGLTAALSPPDQSRVLITRPPRQMVSLWTCSKMCAIFFVAGIVVGYTLKKRVRRWAAKLLRRLKDD; this is translated from the exons ATGGAGGGATTACTGAAATTTGTACGTCAGGACACGAAGCCAGGGGCTTCCTTGTCTGGTAATTCTTACAACTTAAGCGAAAAGGCTGGATTAACTGCAGCTTTATCTCCCCCGGACCAGTCTCGTGTTTTGATCACCAGGCCTCCCAG GCAAATGGTTTCTCTGTGGACTTGCTCAAAGATGTGTGCAATTTTCTTTGTTGCTGGAATTGTTGTTGGGTACACGCTGAAGAAACGTGTTAGGAGATGGGCTGCTAAGCTTCTTAGGAGGTTGAAAGATGACTGA
- the LOC7455648 gene encoding peroxiredoxin Q, chloroplastic, which yields MASISLPKHSLPSLLPTLKPITSSSQNLPILSKSSQSQFYGLKFSHSTSLSIPSSSSVKNTIFAKVNKGQAPPSFTLKDQDGKTLSLSKFKGKPVVVYFYPADETPGCTKQACAFRDSYEKFKKAGAEVVGISGDDPSSHKAFSKKYRLPFTLLSDEGNKIRKEWGVPADLFGTLPGRQTYVLDKKGVVQLIYNNQFQPEKHIDETLKLLQSL from the exons ATGGCTTCCATTTCTCTCCCTAAACACTCTCTGCCCTCTTTGCTTCCCACTCTTAAACCCATAACCTCATCTTCTCAAAACCTCCCAATTCTCTCCAAGTCATCGCAGTCACAGTTCTATGGCCTCAAGTTCTCCCATTCTACTTCTCTTTCAATCCCATCTTCTTCTTCGGTGAAGAATACCATTTTTGCCAAG GTAAACAAAGGACAGGCGCCACCATCCTTCACTTTGAAAGATCAGGATGGAAAGACTTTGTCCCTCTCCAAATTCAAAGGGAAGCCTGTGGTTGTCTACTTTTACCCTGCTGATGAAACCCCTGGGTGCACCAAACAG GCCTGTGCTTTTAGAGATTCTTATGAGAAGTTCAAGAAAGCAGGCGCTGAGGTTGTTGGAATTAGTGGTGATGATCCATCATCGCACAAG GcattttccaaaaaatacaGACTTCCATTTACATTGCTGAGCGACGAAGGTAACAAGATAAGGAAAGAGTGGGGAGTGCCAGCAGACCTGTTCGGGACCTTACCTGGGAGACAGACATATGTTCTGGACAAGAAAGGGGTGGTCCAACTCATCTACAACAATCAGTTCCAACCTGAAAAGCATATTGATGAAACTCTTAAACTACTTCAAAGCCTTTGA